A stretch of the Archangium violaceum genome encodes the following:
- a CDS encoding Gldg family protein, producing MSLRPNPWVSVLYVVGLVALFLGERVVGAGSMRLVLSGSGLTLVGLAVAWRVSRVVRTSGVARVLERWLLGLFLLGGLGLSLYFLQSDAAAFLVPVASLKRRVPELTGVLRALFPALLVTALFPLALVELAAASMARGPVLVPGRLRAALHSGLGMAFALIFAFSTLYVATRADVSWDLAYFRTARPGDATRLLVRRLPEPVEVTLFFPPANDVRQALEQYFRELARESGYLEVEVLDQAVELSRARELGVGENGSVVFSRGQRIERLKVPLELDRARGQLQRLDEDVYRRLRVVSRPRRVLYLTAGHGERGLLPQAATALEKARPGLSQLEEWLRVLNVEVRTLGMAEGLGTEVPRDASVVAIVGPGRDFSPEELAAVLRYVERGGRLWLALEPDGPGLEPLLEPLGLKLLRVPLANDQRFLLMSHQRSDRGNLVTASFSSHASVGTLASLGSDAALVFAGAAALEPVQPLPRGVAQDVSVRAPAETFQDGDQDFTADEGEPRRAWPLVVAVEKAGVSGASPSRVVAMGDSDVMTDSGPRGYGNPYLLVDTVLWLLGEEELAGVVSNEEDVPLQHTRQQDVLWFYSAVFLAPSLVLGAGFLVTRRRRRRGAR from the coding sequence GTGAGCCTCCGTCCCAACCCCTGGGTGTCCGTGCTGTACGTGGTGGGCCTGGTGGCCCTCTTCCTCGGCGAGCGCGTGGTGGGCGCTGGCTCGATGAGGCTCGTGCTGAGCGGGTCAGGCCTGACGCTGGTGGGGCTCGCGGTCGCGTGGCGCGTGTCGCGGGTGGTGCGGACCTCGGGAGTTGCGCGCGTGCTGGAGCGCTGGCTGCTCGGCCTCTTCTTGCTGGGCGGGCTCGGCTTGTCGCTCTACTTCCTCCAGTCGGATGCGGCGGCGTTCCTCGTGCCAGTCGCTTCGTTGAAGCGGCGGGTTCCGGAGCTGACGGGGGTGCTGCGGGCGCTCTTCCCCGCGCTGCTGGTGACGGCGCTGTTTCCGCTCGCGCTGGTGGAGCTGGCGGCCGCGTCCATGGCGCGTGGGCCCGTGCTGGTACCAGGCCGGTTGCGCGCCGCGCTCCACTCGGGGCTGGGGATGGCCTTCGCGCTCATCTTCGCCTTCTCGACCCTGTACGTGGCCACGCGGGCGGACGTCTCGTGGGACCTGGCGTACTTCCGCACCGCGAGGCCGGGCGATGCCACGCGCCTGCTGGTGCGCCGTCTTCCCGAGCCGGTGGAGGTGACGCTCTTCTTCCCGCCCGCCAACGATGTGCGGCAGGCCCTGGAGCAGTACTTCCGGGAGCTGGCCCGGGAGTCCGGGTATCTCGAGGTGGAGGTGCTGGACCAGGCGGTGGAGCTCTCGCGGGCGAGGGAGCTGGGAGTAGGGGAGAACGGCTCCGTGGTGTTCAGCCGGGGCCAGCGCATCGAACGGCTGAAGGTGCCGCTCGAGCTCGACAGGGCCCGAGGGCAGTTGCAGCGGCTGGACGAGGACGTGTACCGGCGGCTGCGGGTGGTGTCGCGTCCCCGCCGGGTGCTGTACCTCACGGCGGGCCATGGTGAGCGGGGCCTGCTGCCCCAGGCCGCCACGGCGCTGGAGAAGGCACGGCCCGGCCTGTCGCAGCTCGAGGAGTGGTTGCGCGTGCTGAACGTGGAGGTACGCACGCTGGGCATGGCCGAGGGGCTGGGGACGGAGGTGCCGCGCGATGCCTCGGTGGTGGCCATCGTGGGGCCCGGGCGCGACTTCTCCCCGGAGGAGCTCGCCGCGGTGCTCCGGTACGTGGAGCGCGGTGGGCGGCTGTGGCTCGCGCTGGAGCCGGACGGGCCCGGTCTCGAGCCGCTGTTGGAGCCGTTGGGCTTGAAGCTGCTGCGCGTGCCCCTGGCGAATGATCAGCGCTTCCTGCTCATGAGCCACCAGCGGAGCGATCGAGGCAACCTGGTGACGGCGAGCTTCTCCTCGCACGCTTCCGTGGGGACGCTGGCCTCGTTGGGAAGCGACGCGGCGCTCGTCTTCGCTGGCGCGGCGGCGCTGGAGCCCGTGCAGCCCCTGCCCAGGGGCGTGGCCCAGGACGTCTCGGTGCGAGCTCCCGCGGAGACGTTCCAGGACGGCGACCAGGACTTCACCGCGGACGAGGGAGAGCCCCGGCGGGCCTGGCCCCTGGTGGTGGCGGTGGAGAAGGCCGGCGTCTCGGGCGCTTCGCCCTCGCGCGTGGTGGCCATGGGTGACTCGGACGTGATGACGGACTCCGGCCCACGTGGCTATGGCAACCCGTACCTGCTGGTGGACACGGTGCTCTGGCTCCTGGGTGAGGAGGAACTGGCGGGCGTGGTGTCCAACGAGGAGGACGTGCCGCTGCAGCACACCCGC
- a CDS encoding ABC transporter permease: MMRTLLIARRELAAYLRTFQGYIIIAMVLAVDGLLFNAYALGGVSKRSSEVLSLFFLFSSGTTMVASVFISMRLLAEERQAGTLALLYSSPVKDHEIVLGKFLSALAFLALMTLATLFMPLLVMVHGKLSLGHIAAGYLGLLLLGSASLAIGTFGSALARNQVLAAVLSGCMLVALLTCWLLARITEQPLSDVFSALALWNQHFQPFQAGVVHVRDVVYYLLVTYVALFAATRVLEARRWR; this comes from the coding sequence ATGATGCGGACGCTGCTCATCGCGCGCCGCGAACTCGCGGCCTACCTGCGCACCTTCCAGGGGTACATCATCATCGCCATGGTGCTGGCGGTGGATGGCCTGCTCTTCAACGCCTACGCGCTGGGCGGGGTGAGCAAGCGCTCCTCGGAGGTGCTCTCCCTCTTCTTCCTGTTCTCCAGCGGCACGACGATGGTGGCCTCGGTCTTCATCTCCATGCGGTTGCTGGCCGAGGAGCGGCAGGCGGGCACGCTGGCCCTGCTGTACTCCTCGCCGGTGAAGGACCATGAAATCGTCCTGGGCAAATTCCTCTCGGCGCTGGCCTTCCTGGCGCTGATGACACTGGCCACGCTCTTCATGCCGCTGCTGGTGATGGTGCACGGCAAGCTGTCCCTGGGCCATATCGCCGCTGGCTACCTGGGGTTGCTGCTGCTGGGGAGTGCCTCGCTGGCCATCGGCACGTTCGGCTCGGCATTGGCGCGCAACCAGGTGCTGGCCGCCGTGCTCTCCGGGTGCATGCTGGTGGCGCTGCTGACGTGCTGGCTGCTGGCGCGCATCACCGAGCAACCGCTCTCGGACGTCTTCAGCGCGCTGGCGCTGTGGAACCAGCACTTCCAGCCCTTCCAGGCGGGCGTGGTGCACGTGCGCGACGTCGTCTACTACCTGCTCGTCACCTACGTGGCCCTCTTCGCCGCCACGCGGGTGCTCGAGGCGCGGAGGTGGCGGTGA